The Moritella sp. F3 genome contains a region encoding:
- the syd gene encoding SecY-interacting protein, with amino-acid sequence MTAAVTDALIAFYARCEQLWQTQDYLPQQAFDPEWDSPCFIADANQPQLLAGHKAWLPVKRDEITSFSNIESALSIALDPQISAFFGSYFSDHMPASFNDEIIELVQVWSEDDSKRLQENMIAHLMMKKTLKQSPTLFIASCADDMQIVALDNVSGEVVREVLGKGISEVLAPDLATFISQLTPVLLEY; translated from the coding sequence ATGACTGCAGCTGTAACCGATGCGTTAATTGCTTTTTATGCGCGCTGTGAACAACTTTGGCAAACACAAGATTATTTACCACAGCAAGCGTTTGATCCCGAGTGGGATTCACCTTGCTTTATTGCCGACGCTAATCAACCACAATTACTTGCTGGACATAAAGCCTGGTTGCCAGTTAAACGCGATGAAATCACCTCTTTTAGTAACATAGAGTCTGCATTAAGTATTGCACTAGACCCTCAAATATCTGCTTTTTTTGGTTCTTATTTTAGTGATCATATGCCTGCGAGTTTTAATGATGAGATCATTGAATTGGTACAAGTATGGAGTGAAGATGACTCAAAGCGTTTGCAAGAAAATATGATAGCCCACTTGATGATGAAAAAAACACTCAAACAATCGCCAACCTTATTTATTGCTAGCTGCGCTGATGATATGCAGATCGTTGCATTGGATAATGTCAGTGGTGAAGTGGTGCGTGAAGTCTTAGGTAAAGGTATTTCGGAAGTGTTGGCGCCAGACCTGGCTACGTTTATTAGTCAGTTAACACCGGTGTTACTCGAATACTAG
- a CDS encoding Zn-ribbon-containing protein, which translates to MFTAELTFECYQDTTIDAVDGAITQLIDALRYNGQILGREFPTSMDDGVFITRVVCPEEESLHPRHHSNIVEKRLQALSDAGLLAPKIRLTGMDLHSDNTDPCQQPEWQVLYTHYLSTCSPLRCGEHLAPIPLYKLPTPAVGDHQDLLRWQVDWSSTDELQMHGTTLKQACSDALTDITSPLNNTGWQLAKDIEQKSQIPTYYYLYHLAETAEKDQKARPCPSCGGDWQLAESLHGIFDFKCEPCRLLSNLPW; encoded by the coding sequence TTGTTTACTGCAGAACTGACTTTTGAATGTTACCAAGACACGACTATCGATGCTGTCGATGGTGCGATTACCCAACTTATTGATGCCCTGCGTTACAATGGCCAAATATTAGGTCGTGAATTCCCAACCAGTATGGATGACGGCGTATTTATTACCCGTGTAGTTTGCCCTGAAGAAGAAAGCTTACACCCGAGACATCATTCCAACATTGTTGAAAAACGCTTACAAGCCTTAAGTGACGCTGGATTACTTGCCCCTAAGATCCGCCTCACAGGCATGGATCTACATTCAGACAATACCGATCCTTGTCAGCAGCCAGAATGGCAGGTGTTATATACTCATTATCTCAGCACTTGCTCACCACTGCGCTGCGGTGAACATCTCGCCCCTATCCCACTGTATAAACTACCCACGCCAGCAGTTGGCGATCACCAGGATTTATTACGCTGGCAAGTAGATTGGAGTTCAACAGATGAATTACAAATGCATGGCACCACACTAAAGCAAGCATGTAGTGACGCATTAACGGACATCACCAGCCCACTGAATAATACTGGCTGGCAGTTAGCAAAAGACATTGAGCAGAAAAGCCAGATACCGACTTATTACTATTTGTATCATTTAGCTGAAACGGCAGAAAAAGACCAGAAAGCACGCCCTTGTCCAAGTTGTGGCGGTGACTGGCAATTAGCCGAATCACTACACGGTATCTTTGATTTTAAATGCGAACCTTGTCGTTTATTATCAAATTTACCTTGGTAG
- a CDS encoding DUF2789 domain-containing protein, giving the protein MLLATQTLATLFAQLGLENDELSIKRFIHQHKLEASVLLFEAPFWNKSQARFLQESIYEDADWAEVIDHFDTMLR; this is encoded by the coding sequence ATGCTTTTAGCCACGCAAACCTTAGCAACGTTATTTGCGCAACTTGGGTTAGAAAATGATGAACTAAGCATAAAACGTTTTATCCATCAGCATAAACTCGAGGCCAGCGTATTATTATTTGAAGCCCCGTTTTGGAACAAATCCCAAGCGCGGTTTCTCCAAGAATCGATTTACGAAGATGCTGACTGGGCAGAAGTCATTGATCATTTTGATACCATGCTGCGTTAA
- a CDS encoding DUF3301 domain-containing protein: MGSLLAIVVGFIGIVIFSHLRKQAELANALIKQYCQQQQLQWLSTAQAGISWLPHKGSLFRYKFNFEFSSNGENSYQACLVMAGPTVLEFIVPPYAID; this comes from the coding sequence ATGGGAAGTTTGTTAGCCATCGTCGTTGGGTTTATCGGGATTGTGATCTTTTCACACCTGCGTAAACAAGCCGAATTAGCCAATGCGCTAATCAAGCAATATTGCCAACAGCAGCAACTACAATGGTTATCAACGGCTCAAGCGGGTATCAGTTGGTTGCCACACAAAGGCAGTTTATTTCGCTATAAGTTTAACTTTGAATTTAGCAGTAACGGGGAAAATTCTTATCAAGCCTGCCTTGTGATGGCTGGACCAACAGTATTAGAGTTTATCGTTCCGCCTTATGCGATAGATTGA
- a CDS encoding DUF3549 family protein translates to MANMHTLNTLSEFLLQAKTQFRVYDMGRKISKISTDDFMQFESAQRPYPAPLQRHAQFAITFWNKNENNQHYLWFLKFPLDEQGLLIQGTRNTFLNMVVESLGLMLEKTPSEEQQEHLATNPYVFKPSTDKVAMLNAVINRDFIRPESKYYPTAHNYFANKLGFEQWQEVGVQGICDIAARLNRDNNAQLVATALPKLPTEPLYSLCLALEHEALPTVLSEALAALISQEIAQEKPDDVRLSMLIRAFSSAPAQGLRTDLYPALFKHQDISQTIVALAGRCWHDLNDETLLLAFFEAAVQQQQGEELFIYLFSDLVAIPALRNKVLAMLRNPNRTNTLGSAIGLLFRQQRG, encoded by the coding sequence ATGGCAAATATGCATACCCTCAACACGCTATCGGAATTTCTGTTACAAGCAAAGACTCAATTTCGTGTGTATGACATGGGTCGTAAGATCAGCAAAATTTCAACCGACGACTTTATGCAGTTTGAATCAGCCCAGCGACCTTACCCAGCACCACTGCAGCGCCATGCTCAATTTGCGATCACCTTTTGGAACAAAAATGAGAATAACCAACACTACCTTTGGTTTCTTAAATTCCCACTAGATGAACAAGGTCTACTGATCCAAGGTACTCGTAATACCTTCCTTAATATGGTGGTTGAGTCACTGGGTCTGATGTTAGAAAAAACCCCAAGTGAAGAGCAACAAGAACATCTGGCAACAAACCCCTATGTGTTTAAACCAAGCACAGATAAAGTAGCCATGCTCAATGCCGTTATCAACCGTGATTTTATTCGCCCAGAAAGTAAATATTATCCAACTGCACATAATTACTTTGCCAATAAGCTAGGATTTGAACAATGGCAAGAAGTCGGTGTTCAAGGAATTTGCGATATCGCCGCACGCTTAAACCGTGATAACAATGCGCAACTTGTCGCGACAGCATTACCAAAACTACCAACGGAGCCATTATATTCTCTGTGCCTCGCCCTTGAGCATGAAGCGCTACCAACAGTATTAAGTGAAGCATTAGCGGCATTAATAAGCCAAGAAATAGCCCAAGAAAAACCCGACGATGTACGTCTGTCGATGTTGATCCGCGCCTTTTCAAGCGCACCAGCACAGGGATTGCGAACAGACCTGTACCCAGCACTCTTTAAGCACCAGGATATTAGCCAAACGATTGTGGCATTAGCAGGTCGCTGCTGGCATGATCTAAATGATGAAACGCTATTACTAGCCTTCTTTGAAGCTGCTGTGCAACAACAGCAAGGTGAAGAACTATTTATTTACCTGTTTTCAGACCTAGTGGCAATACCTGCACTGCGTAACAAAGTATTAGCCATGTTACGTAATCCAAACCGTACCAATACCCTGGGTAGCGCGATTGGCCTGCTGTTTCGCCAGCAACGTGGCTAA
- a CDS encoding YqcC family protein — protein sequence MTIYLQAQQLLTAIEAELQNIALWNNVKPSTDALASTAPFCIDTMPFTDWLQFIFLDKMTQLVVMQMPLPANMAIHPMAEEALKPVIADTRELLSLILTFDQLLNKNS from the coding sequence ATGACTATCTATTTGCAAGCTCAACAGTTGCTGACAGCGATTGAAGCGGAATTGCAAAACATTGCACTGTGGAATAACGTGAAACCAAGTACAGATGCGTTAGCGAGTACAGCCCCATTTTGCATTGATACTATGCCCTTTACTGATTGGTTACAGTTTATCTTTTTAGATAAAATGACGCAGCTGGTGGTCATGCAAATGCCGCTACCTGCGAACATGGCAATACACCCAATGGCCGAAGAAGCTTTAAAACCCGTTATTGCGGATACACGTGAATTGTTAAGCCTGATTTTAACGTTTGATCAGCTATTAAATAAAAACAGTTAA
- the truC gene encoding tRNA pseudouridine(65) synthase TruC gives MLDILYQDEYLVAIDKPAGLLVHRSWLDSHETQFAMQMVRDQIGQHVYTVHRLDRPTSGVLLFALSSDVARQMSEIFQAHALTKRYLAVVRGWINEAGTLDYALKVELDKIADKQATQDKEAQEAVTHYRPLHQVEIPYAVSKNHPTSRYCLMELEPQTGRKHQLRRHMRHLFHPIVGDTTHGDGRHNVFYREHFNLQRLLLISKSLSFIHPVTEQEVHIEAAVGEEVLGLFDKFGWPAQESDYLPNA, from the coding sequence ATGTTAGATATTTTATATCAAGATGAATACTTAGTGGCGATTGATAAACCAGCTGGTTTGTTGGTTCACCGCAGCTGGTTAGACAGTCATGAAACGCAGTTTGCGATGCAAATGGTACGTGATCAAATTGGCCAGCATGTTTATACCGTGCACCGTTTAGATAGACCAACATCAGGTGTATTGTTATTTGCCTTATCAAGTGATGTAGCGAGACAGATGAGTGAGATTTTTCAGGCTCACGCATTAACCAAGCGTTACCTTGCTGTGGTACGCGGTTGGATCAATGAAGCGGGTACCCTCGATTACGCGCTTAAGGTCGAGTTAGACAAGATAGCCGACAAGCAAGCAACGCAAGATAAAGAAGCACAAGAGGCTGTTACTCATTATCGTCCTCTGCATCAGGTTGAAATACCGTATGCGGTCAGTAAAAATCATCCGACGAGTCGCTATTGTTTAATGGAACTTGAACCGCAAACGGGCCGTAAGCACCAGTTACGTCGTCACATGAGACATCTTTTCCATCCTATCGTGGGCGATACGACCCATGGTGATGGTCGCCATAATGTGTTTTATCGCGAGCACTTTAACTTGCAGCGCTTGTTATTGATTTCAAAATCCTTGTCTTTCATTCACCCTGTGACAGAGCAGGAAGTTCATATTGAAGCCGCCGTTGGTGAAGAAGTGTTAGGCTTATTTGATAAATTTGGTTGGCCCGCACAAGAAAGTGACTACTTGCCAAACGCGTAA
- the ptsG gene encoding PTS glucose transporter subunit IIBC, with protein sequence MSNAFANLQKVGKSLMLPVSVLPVAGILLGVGAAKFSWMPEILSSIMEQAGGSVFGQMALLFAIGVALGFTKNDGVAGLAAIVGYGIMTATLGVMAGVMGVESIDTGVLGGILVGGLAGWVFNRFYTIRLPEYLGFFAGKRAVPIITGFAAILLGLVLSVVWPPVGGAISAFSDWAAYQNPAMAFGIYGVVERALIPFGLHHIWNVPFFFEAGAYCKAVDGSAITAATQTICTAANGEWFTGEISRYVAGDPTAGNMAGGYMFKMFGLPAAAIAIAHSAKPENRAKVMGIMASAALTSFLTGITEPIEFAFLFVAPVLYVIHALLAGSAFVVMILLGIKHGTTFSHGFIDFTVLFSQSTNGIWLPVVGLVYAAIYYTVFRVVIKMLDLKTPGREDESEDVAAAPVSTDAMAAELVAAFGGKDNITNLDACITRLRVSVNSIDDVDQEKLKALGARAVVVVGSGIQAIFGTKSDNLRTDMEQYINTL encoded by the coding sequence ATGAGTAACGCGTTTGCAAATCTACAGAAAGTAGGTAAGTCGTTAATGTTACCAGTATCGGTATTACCGGTTGCGGGTATTTTATTAGGTGTTGGTGCAGCCAAGTTTAGTTGGATGCCTGAAATCTTGTCTAGCATCATGGAACAAGCTGGTGGTTCTGTATTTGGCCAAATGGCGTTGCTATTCGCTATTGGTGTTGCACTTGGTTTTACTAAAAATGACGGTGTAGCTGGTTTAGCGGCTATTGTTGGCTACGGTATTATGACGGCAACGCTAGGTGTAATGGCTGGCGTAATGGGCGTTGAGAGCATCGATACTGGTGTACTTGGTGGTATCCTTGTCGGTGGTTTAGCTGGTTGGGTATTTAACCGCTTCTATACTATTCGTCTACCTGAATACTTAGGTTTCTTTGCGGGTAAACGTGCAGTACCAATTATTACTGGTTTTGCTGCAATCTTATTAGGTCTTGTCCTATCAGTTGTTTGGCCTCCTGTTGGCGGCGCTATCTCGGCATTCTCTGATTGGGCTGCTTATCAAAATCCTGCAATGGCATTTGGTATCTACGGCGTTGTCGAACGTGCATTGATCCCATTTGGTTTACACCATATCTGGAACGTACCTTTCTTCTTTGAAGCGGGCGCATATTGTAAAGCGGTTGATGGTTCGGCTATCACTGCAGCGACTCAAACAATCTGTACTGCTGCCAATGGCGAATGGTTTACGGGTGAAATCTCACGTTATGTAGCTGGTGACCCTACTGCCGGAAACATGGCTGGTGGTTACATGTTTAAAATGTTTGGTCTACCTGCTGCTGCTATCGCAATTGCTCACTCAGCTAAACCTGAAAACCGCGCTAAAGTAATGGGTATCATGGCATCAGCTGCGTTAACTTCATTCCTAACGGGTATTACTGAACCAATTGAATTTGCATTCCTATTCGTTGCTCCAGTACTTTATGTTATCCACGCTTTATTAGCGGGTTCTGCTTTCGTAGTGATGATTCTACTAGGCATTAAACACGGTACTACGTTCTCACACGGTTTCATTGATTTCACTGTATTGTTCAGCCAATCAACGAACGGTATTTGGTTACCAGTTGTTGGTCTTGTTTACGCTGCAATCTACTACACTGTATTCCGCGTAGTGATTAAGATGCTAGACCTTAAAACTCCGGGTCGTGAAGATGAATCTGAAGACGTTGCTGCAGCTCCTGTATCAACTGACGCAATGGCGGCTGAATTAGTTGCTGCATTCGGTGGTAAAGACAACATCACTAACTTAGACGCTTGTATCACTCGTCTACGTGTAAGTGTTAACTCTATTGATGACGTTGACCAAGAGAAATTGAAAGCTCTCGGCGCTCGTGCTGTCGTAGTTGTAGGCTCTGGTATCCAAGCAATTTTTGGTACTAAATCTGATAATCTACGTACTGATATGGAACAATATATCAATACGCTATAA
- a CDS encoding methyl-accepting chemotaxis protein, whose protein sequence is MLKNMSLKNKLALSASLAIILGGILVASVSFWSSLQRLDVDIAERLKGSSASYNKYVADWIESKGVILGSLSNDIGPATLEKHLQQMSVSGGFDNVFAAFSDGSQKNANGVILPVGNDDPRKWGWYINAKADPSKVFMDNPTVAAATGANVVSLGHLHQLQGQPVVIGADVEINDILQSMAAVILPGDGYMFIGNQQGTIFAHQDINLLNKQISSLGLDFGAIKLHLANPKIEKIMINGVENIVYAESIVGSELFIVIVVNYASAVAPLYSAIWSQVIATTLVVIVCTFLFNLLCNMLFQPLLRVSDALALIAQGGGDLTQRIELHANDEVGKLADSFNLFVSSQQQLILHIRTQSETLTSESIEGERQANQSVGDLNHQQQEIEMVATAVTEMASATQEIASHAEQTASAAQDSTGSTEQGRQLVLNSKKSINNLAYEVADASKVIGDLNRHAQDITTILATIQGIAEQTNLLALNAAIEAARAGEQGRGFAVVADEVRVLSQRTQSSTEEIKATIDTLQLTTKEAVNLMDSSSTLAVHSVADADQAANALEEINKSVVLISDMATQIATAAEEQTQVTGEISQNVIAIKDVSDTLVLGASQNLVQSQQLNHQASELNGKVATFIV, encoded by the coding sequence ATGTTAAAAAATATGTCACTCAAAAATAAACTCGCGCTATCAGCTAGTCTGGCCATTATATTGGGCGGAATACTGGTTGCTTCAGTATCATTTTGGTCTTCGTTACAACGCTTGGATGTTGATATCGCAGAGCGATTAAAAGGTTCTTCGGCATCGTATAATAAGTATGTTGCCGATTGGATTGAATCTAAAGGCGTCATCCTAGGCTCGCTATCTAATGATATTGGTCCGGCAACACTGGAAAAACATTTACAACAAATGTCAGTATCGGGTGGGTTTGACAATGTATTCGCTGCTTTTTCTGACGGTAGTCAAAAGAATGCGAATGGGGTCATATTACCGGTAGGTAATGATGATCCAAGAAAATGGGGGTGGTACATTAATGCTAAAGCGGATCCTTCCAAAGTATTTATGGACAACCCTACTGTTGCCGCGGCTACCGGAGCAAATGTGGTTTCGTTAGGTCATTTACATCAGCTGCAAGGGCAGCCTGTGGTTATTGGTGCTGATGTTGAAATTAATGATATTTTACAGAGCATGGCAGCCGTGATACTACCTGGCGATGGCTATATGTTTATTGGTAATCAGCAAGGTACTATCTTTGCTCACCAGGATATAAATTTATTAAATAAACAGATCTCTTCGTTAGGGCTCGATTTTGGTGCTATTAAGTTGCATTTAGCTAACCCGAAAATTGAGAAGATAATGATAAATGGGGTCGAAAATATTGTTTATGCCGAATCGATTGTAGGCAGTGAACTATTTATTGTTATTGTCGTTAATTATGCTTCCGCAGTTGCGCCATTGTATTCGGCAATATGGAGTCAGGTTATCGCCACAACGCTTGTTGTTATTGTATGCACATTTTTATTCAACTTGTTGTGTAATATGCTGTTTCAACCTTTGTTAAGAGTATCGGATGCGTTAGCGTTAATCGCACAGGGTGGTGGAGACCTGACCCAGCGTATTGAACTTCATGCTAATGATGAAGTTGGAAAATTAGCCGATAGCTTTAATTTGTTTGTTAGCAGTCAGCAGCAGTTGATTCTGCATATTCGAACGCAATCGGAAACCTTGACGAGTGAATCCATTGAGGGCGAACGACAGGCTAACCAATCTGTTGGTGATCTGAATCATCAACAACAAGAAATTGAGATGGTTGCGACGGCCGTGACTGAAATGGCTTCTGCAACCCAAGAGATTGCCTCTCATGCGGAGCAAACCGCCAGCGCAGCGCAAGATTCAACAGGTAGCACTGAACAAGGCCGACAGTTGGTATTGAATTCCAAAAAATCGATCAATAATTTAGCCTATGAAGTGGCTGACGCCTCGAAAGTGATTGGCGATTTAAACCGCCACGCACAAGATATCACCACCATACTGGCGACCATTCAAGGTATTGCAGAGCAAACCAATTTATTGGCGTTGAATGCGGCGATTGAAGCAGCGCGAGCTGGAGAGCAAGGGCGTGGTTTTGCGGTAGTTGCTGATGAAGTTAGGGTGTTATCACAGCGTACTCAGTCATCGACAGAGGAAATTAAGGCTACAATCGATACTTTACAATTGACGACGAAAGAAGCGGTCAATCTCATGGACAGTAGCTCGACATTGGCGGTTCATTCAGTTGCTGATGCCGATCAAGCGGCGAATGCCTTAGAAGAAATTAATAAGTCGGTGGTATTAATCAGTGATATGGCCACTCAGATCGCCACCGCCGCGGAAGAGCAAACTCAAGTCACAGGGGAAATATCGCAGAATGTCATCGCCATTAAAGATGTGTCGGATACACTCGTTTTAGGTGCTAGCCAGAACTTGGTACAGTCACAGCAACTTAATCATCAGGCAAGTGAATTAAATGGCAAAGTAGCGACATTTATAGTGTAA
- the dapD gene encoding 2,3,4,5-tetrahydropyridine-2,6-dicarboxylate N-succinyltransferase translates to MATFSLAFGSATKNTAGKIIEAFFPNPLLNPSDKLVADISEIVTYQGQNEVVEVTSAQAAQLAAAFTANDDAANAKFATAAANSKQPLVLVILATDEKPASVAEGYLKLQLISHRLVKPHGTVLDGIFGLLHNIAWTNLGPIDLPELADRQIEARLAGEVLTVSCVDKFPKMTDYVVPSGVRIAHTARVRLGAHVGEGTTIMHEGFVNFNAGTEGVSMVEGRISAGVIVGNGSDIGGGASIMGTLSGGGQLVISMGENCLLGANAGLGIPMGNRCTIESGLYITAGSKVQMLDANNQAVEVVKARDLAGKDDLLFRRNSITGTIECLTNKSAVELNAELHSNN, encoded by the coding sequence ATGGCAACTTTTTCACTCGCTTTCGGTAGTGCAACTAAAAACACTGCAGGTAAAATTATCGAAGCTTTTTTCCCTAACCCGCTACTAAACCCAAGTGATAAATTGGTTGCTGATATTAGCGAGATCGTTACTTATCAAGGTCAAAATGAAGTTGTTGAAGTAACGTCTGCACAAGCAGCGCAACTTGCAGCAGCATTCACAGCCAACGATGATGCAGCCAACGCTAAATTTGCAACGGCAGCTGCAAACAGTAAGCAACCATTAGTACTTGTTATTCTTGCTACGGATGAAAAACCAGCATCGGTTGCTGAAGGTTATTTAAAACTACAACTTATCTCTCACCGCTTAGTTAAGCCACACGGCACAGTATTAGACGGTATCTTTGGTCTACTGCATAACATCGCTTGGACTAACCTAGGTCCTATCGACTTACCTGAACTTGCAGATCGTCAAATTGAAGCGCGTCTAGCAGGTGAAGTATTAACGGTAAGCTGTGTTGATAAATTCCCTAAAATGACAGACTACGTTGTACCGTCTGGTGTACGTATTGCTCACACTGCACGTGTACGTTTAGGCGCACACGTTGGCGAAGGCACGACTATCATGCATGAAGGTTTTGTTAACTTTAACGCTGGTACTGAAGGCGTGAGCATGGTTGAAGGCCGTATCTCTGCTGGTGTCATTGTTGGCAACGGTTCTGATATCGGTGGCGGCGCGTCTATCATGGGTACATTAAGTGGCGGTGGCCAATTAGTTATCTCAATGGGCGAAAACTGCTTACTGGGCGCAAACGCTGGTTTAGGTATCCCAATGGGTAACCGTTGCACGATTGAATCAGGCTTATACATTACAGCGGGTTCTAAAGTTCAAATGCTAGATGCAAATAACCAAGCGGTTGAAGTCGTTAAAGCACGTGATTTAGCGGGTAAAGATGATTTATTATTCCGTCGTAATTCAATCACAGGCACAATTGAATGCTTAACGAATAAATCAGCGGTTGAACTAAACGCAGAACTACACTCAAACAACTAA